DNA sequence from the Tenacibaculum mesophilum genome:
CGGTTTCTTCACAAATCTGTTGTAGTTTTCTTGCTACTTCATTTGTACGTTCTAAAGTAGCACCTGGTGGTGTTTGAATAATAGCATAGATCATTCCTTGATCTTCACTAGGAATAAAACCTGCTGGTAATGTTTTATTGGTAATAAATATTCCTGCACAGAAAGCTAGTAATACTCCAAAGGTTAACATTCTTCTTGCTACGATTCTGTTTAACACTTTTACATATCTTCCTGTAAGTTTTTCAAACCCTTTGTTAAACCAATCAATAAATTTATCTATTATTGATTTTTTTCTTTCTTTTCCGTGGTTATTCTTCAACATTATTGCACACAATACTGGTGTTAATGTTAATGCTACCACTGCTGAAATAATGATAGAACCCGCCATTGTTATAGAGAACTGTCTGTAAAAAACTCCTACGGGCCCTGTCATAAATGAAATTGGCACAAATACAGAGACCATAACCAATGTAATTGCTAAAATAGCTCCCCCTATTTCTCCTAATGCTGCCTTAGATGCTTGGTAAGGTGTAAGATGTTCCTTCTCCATTTTTAAATGGACTGCTTCTACCACTACAATAGCATCATCTACCACAATACCAATGGCTAATACTAATGCAAACAAGGTAATTAAGTTTATTGAAAGCCCAAAAAGTTGCATTACAAAGAACGCCCCAATTAAAGATACTGGTACTGCTATAATTGGAATTAAGGTTGATCGTAAATCTCCTAAGAAGAGAAACACCACAATTGCCACTAAAATAAAGGCATCTCTAAGTGTATGTATTACTTGTTCTATTGAGGCATCTAAAAAGTTAGAAACGTCATAACTAATTTTAAAATCAATCCCTGGTGGTAGATCTTCTTTTAATTCTTTTAGTTTTTCTTTTACCGATGCTATTACATCACTACCATTACTTCCAAAGGTTTGTTTTAAAACAATAGATGCTGATGGATACCCATCTAAGTTTGAGTAAATATCGAAGAATTCACTCCCTAATTTTACTTCGGCAACATCTTTTAACTTTAAAATTTCTCCTTCTTCATTTGCTCGAATAATAATGTCTTTATACTGATCTGGTTCGTTATACCTGTTTTGATAGGTAAGTACGTATTCTAGTGATTGTGATTTGATTCCTGAACTTCTTCCTAATCTTCCGGGTCTTGCCAAAATACTTTGGTCTTCCATCGCTTCTAAAATTTCTTCTGCAGAAATATTATAGGCTCTCATTCGGTCTGGTTTTAACCAAACTCTCATCGCATATTTTCTACTTCCTAAAATTTTAGCACTGGCGATACCGTTAATACGTTGAATCTCGGGTATCATTTTGGTATACGCATAGTTGTATAGGAACTTTTCGTCATTATGTTTTTCTTTACTAAAAAGGTTCACATACATTAACATACTTGGTTGTACTGGAGTAATAATTACTCCTTCTCGCTGTACTAATTCAGGTAATAAAGGCATTACTTGATCTACCCTTGTTTTTACCCTTACTACTGCTTGGTTGGGATCTGTACCGGGTTCAAAAATTACACGTAGGGTTCCTTCTCCTGCACTGGTAGCATCAGAAGCGATATAACGCATTCCTTGTACTCCATTGATGGCTGTTTCTAGAGGAATTAGTGTTGAGTTTACCAATACATCTGCACTTGAACCTGGGTATGCTATAAATATGTTTACCGTGGTTGGTGCAATTTGTGGAAACTGTGATATTGGGAGTTGTTTTATTGATAACAACCCCGTAAAAACAACTATTATCGAAATAACAATTGCTAGTACTGGTCTTTTTATAAATTGACTAAACATGTATTGTTGAATTTTAGTTTTTGATTACTCTGCATATAAGTCTAAACTAGACATTACAGCATTTGGCTCTTTAAACTCAACATGTATCTTTTGTTGATCTTTTACCATACGGATTCCTTCTAACAATATTTTATCGTTTTCTGTAAGTCCTTTTTCTACTATAAATAAGTGTGGTAATTCTGCTTCTACAGTAATTTCTCGTTGTTTTACTATATTGTTTTTATCTACTACAAAAACATATTTTTTATCTAATACTTCAAAAGTGGCTTTTTGTGGAATTATTAAAGCTCCTTCGTACGGAACTTCCATTAAAATACTTCCTGTTTCTCCGTGTCTTAAAATTCCATCTGGATTTGGGAAAGTTGCTCTAAAGGCAATGTTTCCTGTTTCATTGTTAAACTCTCCCTCAATCGTTTCTACAATTCCTTTTTGATTGAATGGTTTGTTATTTGCCATTAAAAGTGTTACTTCTTTTTTCTTGTCTTTATCTTGACTCATTATATAATCTAGATATTCTGTTTCTGGCACATTAAAATATACCCACATTTTACTGTTGTCTGATAGTGTTGTTAGGAGTTCTCCTTCATCTAACAAACTTCCTTTTCTAACATGTAAGTGGTCCATTATACCATTAAACGGAGCCTTAATACTTGTAAAACCCAGGTGTGTTTGGGCTAGCATTACTTCAGCTTTTGCTTTTTCGTAATTTGCTTTTGCTAAGGCTAATTCGTTTTTAGAAACTACGTTTCCATCTGCTAATAATTCCGTGTTTTTATATTCAATTTCAGCAGCTTTTGCTTCTGCTTTTGCTTTTTGTAAATCTGCCTTATAAACATTTGCTGATATTTGAAACATGTTTTGTCCTTTTTTTACATGCTGTCCTTCATCAACAAATACTTTCTTTAAATATCCTTTTTCAAGCGCCCTCAATTCTATGTGCTGAATGGCATGTATTTGACTTACATAATCTTTGGTTATTGATGTATCTTTTTTAATGGGATTGGTTACAAGGAACTTTGTTTCTGGGTGTTTAGATTCCTTTTTTGATTCGCAGCTAATGTTAATTAATAGCGCAAATAGACTCATGAAAATGAAGTTTTTTTTCATTTTTTGTATGTATTTGTAAAGTTAGAGTGAGTGTGTAACCATTGAATACCAATGGTTATTCTAAAAATTTAATTAAATTTTTATGTGGGGTATATAAAGTAAGCTAAATAAAAGCTTTAGGTTTACTTTACCGAAGAGGGTATCAAATTATAAAAACTTGAAATTTAATATGCAATTTTAAAATAGCACTATAAGTGTACTCTTTAAAGCGTTGTGCTTTTTCTTTTACTACACAAAACTGGCACTCAAAAAACTGCGCATGTAAAATGGCTGATAAGTAACTTCCGAATTTTGACAAACTTTCATCTACTTCATTTTCGTCTTGGGTTTTGTCTTCAATTTCACTGATTTCGAAATAACTCTCCCTTTCAGAATCTTGATATTTTTCGCTAAAAACGTAATTACTGATGTGTTGAGTAATAAATTGTGGCTCTTCTTTTACGTTTACAGATTTAAAAGTAGCCACTGAGGTAGTTGTATCAAAAGTCTTTTGGTCTGCATATGATGTAGACCATCCTTTTAATAAAAGTATTAATAAAAATAGATATTTATTAAATGTATTACTCATTTCAATCGGCAAAATTATAGATATATATTCATTTAACAAATAATTCGTATTGTAAAATATTTATAAAACAAAAAAACTCGCCGATTGGCGAGTTTTAATAGTATGTTTTTTAGGATATAAAGCTATTCTTTATAAACTCCCATATTTTCGTATTTCTCCATACGCTGAGCTATCAACTCTTTATCTTTAAGCTTATTAAGTTCTTCGTACGCTTTTATAATTTGCTCTTTAACAGCTTTAAAAGTTCCTTCACGGTCAGAGTGTGCACCTCCTAAAGGTTCTTTTATGATATCATCAACTATTTTTAGTTTCATACCATCTTCTGCCGTTAATTTTAATGCTTCTGCTGCTTTTTCTTTTTCTGACCAACTACGCCATAAAATAGAAGAACAGTTTTCAGGTGAGATAACTGAATACCAAGAATTTTCTAACATATATACTCTATCTCCTACTCCTATTCCTAAAGCTCCTCCTGAAGCTCCTTCTCCAATAATTATGGTAATAATTGGAGTTTTTAAGCGAGTCATTTCAAAGATATTACGAGCAATTGCTTCTCCTTGTCCACGTTCTTCAGCTTCTAATCCTGGGTAAGCACCTGGAGTATCTACTAAAGTTACTACTGGTATTCCAAATTTTTCAGCCATGCGCATTAAACGTAATGCTTTACGGTATCCTTCTGGGTTTGCCATACCAAAGTTACGATATTGACGTGTTTTGGTATTGTATCCTTTTTGCTGACCTATGAACATAAAAGATTGGTCTCCAATCTTACCTAGTCCACCAATCATAGCTTTATCATCTTTTACACTACGGTCACCGTGTAATTCCATAAATGTATCTCCACAAAGTGCTTTAATATAATCTAAGGTATAAGGACGATTTGGATGACGAGATAACTGTACGCGTTGCCATGCCGTTAAATTCTTATATATATCTTTCTTAGCTTTTTCTAATTTTTTTTCAATCTTCTGACATGTAGCTGTAACGTCTACATCACTTTCTTTTCCTATATCAAAACATTTTGCCAACTGATCTTCTAGCTCTTTTATTGGCATTTCAAAATCTAAATATTCCATTGTATTCTTGTATATAGTTTGATTTTCTAATTTACTAGTTAGTTGTTTGTAAAGGCAAACATACTAAAAAATTGTACAGTTTACCTTCATCACTTTTCTTAAAATATTATTTTTTTATAATTTTCTTTTTTATGGAAGAAACATTTTTGAGTACTCCATTTAATAATACTACTATTAAAACAATACAAGTCCCGTAATAAAACTCTGGATTCATTTGTTCTTTTTCTCCAAATATTAATAATGCTAAAATAATAGCGTATATAGGTTCTAAATTAATCGTGAGCATTACTGTATAAGGTGTTAAATACCTCATTACTTGCACTGAAGCTATAAAAGCATAGGCTGTACAAATACTACTTAAAATGAATAAATATATCCAGTCACTTGTTTGTAATTGAAAAAACTCTATTGAAAATTTTTGTGTAAATAATAAATATATAGTTACTCCTAAAACTCCAAATAATAACTGATAAAATGAAATAGTATTTGCTTCGTGTTTTTTTATAAACAAACCGTTTAGTACTGAAAATAATGCGGAGAGAAATGCTGAAATTAATGCATAAATAATGCCTAGTGTATACTGACTTTCAAAATTAAAAATAATGTACAATCCCATTATTACTAACAAGCCTAATACTATTTCTATTGTTTTTATTCTTCTTTTAAAAAAGAAAGGTTCTATAAATGAGGCAAAAAAAGCTCCAGTACTCATCATTACTAAAGCTACAGATACATTTGATACTTTTATTGCTTTGAAAAATGTTATCCAGTGTACTGCTATAATTACTCCTGAAATGGCAAACTTAATTAATGCTTTTTTTTCTACTTTAAATGACTTCTTCCTTATTAAAAAATATAAAGCAATAAAACCTACTGCTAACAACATTCTAAACCAAACTAAAGGTACTGCATCAATTGATATTAATGCGCCTAAAATAGCTGTAAACCCCCAAATAAATACGATTAAATGTAAGAGTAAGTAATTCTTTAATTTATCTCCTTGCATTGAAATATAAATAAACAGCGTATAAACCAAATACCACATTAGGTCCCCAAACATTTAACAATGCATTTGCTCCTGCTACAGCTCCTAATACTTCTGCTACTTTTAAAAAGAATACATAAATAAACATAACGCTTATACCTATTGCCAAATTAACTCCTATGCCTCCTCTAGTTTTCCTATGTGCTAGTCCTACCGCAATTAACGTTAATATGTAGCTCGCAATTGGTAAACTTGTTCTCTTATATAGTTCTACTAAATAAGCATTTAAGTTTTTTATTCCTCTTTTTCTAGACACTTCAATAAACTTAATCAACTCTGGTGAGTTCATTTCTTGTGCCATTATATTTTTATAATTAAAATCTTCTGGTGTAAATGTAAATGTAGTATCTAAACTTTTCCCCGAAAAGATACTATCTCTTTCTTTAAAAATTTTTCGTTCTTTCCAGTTATATAATTTAAACGTACTATCTTTTTCCTTCCAATTAATATTATCAGCTATAAGTTTCTTTTTTAATTTAATACCGTCATATAAATCTATTGAAAAATTATAGCCTGAATTTCTTTTTAAATCAAAACTTTGAATGTATACATAAGTACTATCATTCAATTGTAAGCTAAACTCTCGGATGGAATTATCTGCATACTTTTTTTTCTTTAAATACTTCTTTTCAAAAGCTTTTCGTGTTTTACTACTTGAGGGTACAAAAAAATGGTTCATTGAGAGTGCTATTGCACAAACTATAGTTGCTCCTATAAAATATGGAAATAAAAAACGTGTGAATGATACTTGTGAGCTATTGATTGCTACAATTTCTGTGTTACTTGCCAGCTTAGAAGTAAATAGTATAACTGCTATAAACAATGCTAATGGCATAAATGTATTAGCATAGTAAATAATAAAGTTTTTATAGTAATCGTTAACTATTTCAAACAATGTTAAATTTTCTTCTCGTAAAAACTTATCAACTTTTTCTGCAATATCAATAGCTACCGCAATAGGTATTAAAATAAGTAATGTAAACAGAAAAGTTACTAAGTAACGTTTTAATATGTACCAATCTAGTATTTTCAAATTACAAACGTTTATCCATTTGTTTTACCATTTTGTCTTTCCATTCAGTAAAATCTCCTGCTATTATGTGTTTACGTGCTTCACGAACTAACCATAAATAAAACCCTAGGTTATGAATAGAAGCTATCTGCTTTCCTAACATTTCTCTTGCAGCAAATAAGTGACGTAAATAGGCTTTAGAATACATGGTATCTACCCAAGTAATGCCCATTTCATCAATTGGAGAAAAATCGTTTTCCCACTTTTTATTTTTAATATTTATGCTACCGTGTGCTGTAAATAACATTCCGTTACGTGCATTACGAGTTGGCATTACGCAATCGAACATATCAACTCCTAACGCTATGTTTTCTAAAATATTAATTGGTGTACCAACTCCCATTAAATAACGTGGTTTGTCTTCTGGTAAAATTTCAGTAACCACTTCTGTCATTGCATACATTTCTTCAGCAGGTTCTCCTACTGATAATCCTCCTATCGCATTTCCTTCTGCTCCTGAGTTTGCTATATACTCTGCTGATTGCTTACGTAAATCTTTGTATGTACTTCCTTGTACAATTGGAAATAAAGACTGACTATATCCATATTTTGGAGGCGTGTTCTCAAAGTGTTTTATACAACGATCTAACCAACGGTGAGTCATGTGCATAGATCGTTTTGCATAGTTATAATCACAAGGGTATGGCGTACACTCATCAAAAGCCATAATTATATCTGCTCCAATGGTACGCTGTGTTTCCATTACATTTTCTGGTGTAAAAAAATGTGTAGAGCCGTCAATATGACTTTTAAACTTTACTCCTTCTTCATTTATCTTCCTTCTTCCTGACAAAGAGTATACTTGATATCCTCCACTATCAGTTAAAATATTACGATCCCAATTCATGAACTTATGTAAGCCTCCTGCAGCTTCTAAAGTTTCTAATTTTGGACGTAAGTATAAATGATATGTATTTCCTAAAATAATATCAGGATTGATTTCGTCTTTTAATTCTGATTGATGTACTCCTTTAACCGTAGCTACTGTACCTACAGGCATGAATATTGGAGTTTCTATAGTTCCATGATCAGTAGTAATAACGCCTGCGCGTGCTTTACTTTTTGGATCGGTTATTTTTAAGTCAAATTGCATAAGTGGCAAAGATACACATGTAAGTTGAATGTTTAAAAGTAGATAGTTAAAAGTTTCTTATTACTAATTTTTAACTTTTTCTTCTTCTTCCAAACTTGGATTTAAAATCTGCTCTCTTCTTTGATTGTTTGTTATTTTGAGGAGAGGCTTTTTGATTCTTTTTTTCTGCTTCTTCGTATGTTTTTGACGAACCTGCTACGAGTTTATTAATTTCATCCATTTCTTTAGATGATAATTCACGCCACTCTCCTACTTTTAAACTTCCTAAAGTTACGTTCATAATACGTG
Encoded proteins:
- a CDS encoding DMT family transporter; protein product: MQGDKLKNYLLLHLIVFIWGFTAILGALISIDAVPLVWFRMLLAVGFIALYFLIRKKSFKVEKKALIKFAISGVIIAVHWITFFKAIKVSNVSVALVMMSTGAFFASFIEPFFFKRRIKTIEIVLGLLVIMGLYIIFNFESQYTLGIIYALISAFLSALFSVLNGLFIKKHEANTISFYQLLFGVLGVTIYLLFTQKFSIEFFQLQTSDWIYLFILSSICTAYAFIASVQVMRYLTPYTVMLTINLEPIYAIILALLIFGEKEQMNPEFYYGTCIVLIVVLLNGVLKNVSSIKKKIIKK
- a CDS encoding LptF/LptG family permease gives rise to the protein MKILDWYILKRYLVTFLFTLLILIPIAVAIDIAEKVDKFLREENLTLFEIVNDYYKNFIIYYANTFMPLALFIAVILFTSKLASNTEIVAINSSQVSFTRFLFPYFIGATIVCAIALSMNHFFVPSSSKTRKAFEKKYLKKKKYADNSIREFSLQLNDSTYVYIQSFDLKRNSGYNFSIDLYDGIKLKKKLIADNINWKEKDSTFKLYNWKERKIFKERDSIFSGKSLDTTFTFTPEDFNYKNIMAQEMNSPELIKFIEVSRKRGIKNLNAYLVELYKRTSLPIASYILTLIAVGLAHRKTRGGIGVNLAIGISVMFIYVFFLKVAEVLGAVAGANALLNVWGPNVVFGLYAVYLYFNARR
- a CDS encoding acetyl-CoA carboxylase carboxyltransferase subunit alpha encodes the protein MEYLDFEMPIKELEDQLAKCFDIGKESDVDVTATCQKIEKKLEKAKKDIYKNLTAWQRVQLSRHPNRPYTLDYIKALCGDTFMELHGDRSVKDDKAMIGGLGKIGDQSFMFIGQQKGYNTKTRQYRNFGMANPEGYRKALRLMRMAEKFGIPVVTLVDTPGAYPGLEAEERGQGEAIARNIFEMTRLKTPIITIIIGEGASGGALGIGVGDRVYMLENSWYSVISPENCSSILWRSWSEKEKAAEALKLTAEDGMKLKIVDDIIKEPLGGAHSDREGTFKAVKEQIIKAYEELNKLKDKELIAQRMEKYENMGVYKE
- the tgt gene encoding tRNA guanosine(34) transglycosylase Tgt; this translates as MQFDLKITDPKSKARAGVITTDHGTIETPIFMPVGTVATVKGVHQSELKDEINPDIILGNTYHLYLRPKLETLEAAGGLHKFMNWDRNILTDSGGYQVYSLSGRRKINEEGVKFKSHIDGSTHFFTPENVMETQRTIGADIIMAFDECTPYPCDYNYAKRSMHMTHRWLDRCIKHFENTPPKYGYSQSLFPIVQGSTYKDLRKQSAEYIANSGAEGNAIGGLSVGEPAEEMYAMTEVVTEILPEDKPRYLMGVGTPINILENIALGVDMFDCVMPTRNARNGMLFTAHGSINIKNKKWENDFSPIDEMGITWVDTMYSKAYLRHLFAAREMLGKQIASIHNLGFYLWLVREARKHIIAGDFTEWKDKMVKQMDKRL
- a CDS encoding efflux RND transporter periplasmic adaptor subunit, with amino-acid sequence MKKNFIFMSLFALLINISCESKKESKHPETKFLVTNPIKKDTSITKDYVSQIHAIQHIELRALEKGYLKKVFVDEGQHVKKGQNMFQISANVYKADLQKAKAEAKAAEIEYKNTELLADGNVVSKNELALAKANYEKAKAEVMLAQTHLGFTSIKAPFNGIMDHLHVRKGSLLDEGELLTTLSDNSKMWVYFNVPETEYLDYIMSQDKDKKKEVTLLMANNKPFNQKGIVETIEGEFNNETGNIAFRATFPNPDGILRHGETGSILMEVPYEGALIIPQKATFEVLDKKYVFVVDKNNIVKQREITVEAELPHLFIVEKGLTENDKILLEGIRMVKDQQKIHVEFKEPNAVMSSLDLYAE
- a CDS encoding efflux RND transporter permease subunit, yielding MFSQFIKRPVLAIVISIIVVFTGLLSIKQLPISQFPQIAPTTVNIFIAYPGSSADVLVNSTLIPLETAINGVQGMRYIASDATSAGEGTLRVIFEPGTDPNQAVVRVKTRVDQVMPLLPELVQREGVIITPVQPSMLMYVNLFSKEKHNDEKFLYNYAYTKMIPEIQRINGIASAKILGSRKYAMRVWLKPDRMRAYNISAEEILEAMEDQSILARPGRLGRSSGIKSQSLEYVLTYQNRYNEPDQYKDIIIRANEEGEILKLKDVAEVKLGSEFFDIYSNLDGYPSASIVLKQTFGSNGSDVIASVKEKLKELKEDLPPGIDFKISYDVSNFLDASIEQVIHTLRDAFILVAIVVFLFLGDLRSTLIPIIAVPVSLIGAFFVMQLFGLSINLITLFALVLAIGIVVDDAIVVVEAVHLKMEKEHLTPYQASKAALGEIGGAILAITLVMVSVFVPISFMTGPVGVFYRQFSITMAGSIIISAVVALTLTPVLCAIMLKNNHGKERKKSIIDKFIDWFNKGFEKLTGRYVKVLNRIVARRMLTFGVLLAFCAGIFITNKTLPAGFIPSEDQGMIYAIIQTPPGATLERTNEVARKLQQICEETEGVESVSSLAGYEIMTEGRGSNAGTCLINLKPWSERHHSVHEIMEELEEETKDLGAVIEYFEPPAVPGFGSSGGFSMRLLDKTNSTDYHEFERINNKFMESLSKRKELTGLFTFYSANYPQYELKIDNKKAMQKGVTIGKAMENLNILIGSTYEQGFIRFGRFFKVYTQAAPEYRRIPSDLEKLYVKNEEGKMVPYSAFMSLEKKLGPNEITRYNLYNSAAIRGLPASGYTSGDAINAIKEVAAKELPRGYDVAWEGLTYDEAQRGNESVYIFIIVLAFVYFVLAAQYESFILPLAVIFSLPVGVYGSFTLLKLMGLANDVYAQIGIIMLVGLLGKNAVLIVEFAVLKRSQGATIFEAAIEGAKERFRPILMTSFAFIAGLIPLVIAHGAGAIGNRTIGGSALGGMLIGTIFGVLIIPGLYYIFAKMSDGRSLIKDEANEPVSEEFIRINEVEGSKTKVKITELKKLLKKIIKRENNEN